A genomic region of Candidatus Pseudomonas phytovorans contains the following coding sequences:
- the soxG gene encoding sarcosine oxidase subunit gamma family protein codes for MSAINVYQQNPGAEAKAQSPLHHADLASLVGKGRKNAGVTLREKKFLGHLTLRGDGHNPEFAAGVHKALGLELPVALTVVANGDTSLQWVGPDEWLLIVPGGQELAVEQKLRAALEGQHIQVVNVSGGQSLLELRGPNVREVLMKSTSYDVHPNNFPVGKAVGTVFAKSQLVIRRTAEDTWELVIRRSFSDYWWLWLQDASAEYGLSIEA; via the coding sequence ATGAGCGCTATCAACGTCTACCAGCAAAACCCCGGCGCCGAGGCCAAGGCCCAGTCGCCACTGCACCACGCCGACCTGGCCAGCCTGGTTGGCAAAGGCCGCAAGAACGCAGGCGTAACCCTGCGTGAAAAGAAATTCCTCGGCCACCTGACCCTCCGTGGCGATGGCCACAACCCGGAATTCGCCGCCGGCGTGCACAAGGCCCTGGGCCTGGAGCTGCCAGTAGCCCTGACCGTGGTCGCCAACGGTGACACCTCGCTGCAATGGGTCGGCCCCGACGAGTGGCTGCTGATCGTGCCTGGTGGCCAGGAACTGGCGGTCGAGCAAAAGCTGCGTGCGGCCCTTGAAGGCCAGCACATCCAGGTGGTCAACGTCAGCGGCGGGCAGAGCCTGCTGGAACTGCGCGGCCCGAACGTGCGCGAAGTGCTGATGAAGTCCACCAGCTATGATGTTCACCCAAACAACTTCCCGGTGGGCAAGGCTGTCGGCACCGTGTTCGCCAAGTCGCAACTGGTGATCCGCCGCACTGCCGAAGACACCTGGGAACTGGTGATTCGCCGCAGCTTCTCCGACTACTGGTGGCTGTGGCTGCAGGACGCTTCGGCCGAATACGGCCTGAGCATCGAGGCTTAA
- a CDS encoding RHS repeat-associated core domain-containing protein: MNQRLYFYHSEQLTLEIEGAQSLTLLRGADQPLAERRCNNSGAESRLLITDVQKSLLQAHIGQARIAYAYSTYGHDPRSAAAAPRLGFNGEAREQLTGMYLLGQGYRAYGPTLMRFLAPDSLSPFDEGGLNAYGYCTGDPINYSDPTGHNRLMGLLNRMLGRSAPGPKKPIKEVRFALATSEGKLAYSQLNARLHEKKPHTRPTFSSNTFIPFEPPIPTPIQFHPKKHRVILDTYMKHYNRRLNATKYVEYKQRQGTPISPENVERINKIDYFLTRLTEMHNEYMPTMAISAITIRNE; encoded by the coding sequence GTGAATCAACGCCTTTATTTCTACCACAGTGAACAGCTCACGCTTGAGATCGAGGGTGCTCAAAGTCTGACCCTGCTGCGGGGTGCGGATCAGCCATTGGCTGAACGGCGCTGCAACAACTCGGGGGCTGAAAGCCGGTTGTTGATTACAGATGTGCAGAAATCATTGCTGCAGGCGCATATCGGGCAGGCACGGATCGCGTATGCCTACTCAACCTATGGGCATGACCCACGCTCAGCAGCCGCGGCGCCCCGGCTGGGGTTTAACGGAGAGGCCCGTGAGCAACTGACCGGGATGTATCTGCTGGGTCAAGGGTATCGCGCCTATGGGCCGACACTGATGCGTTTCCTGGCACCTGACAGTCTTAGTCCATTTGATGAGGGTGGCCTGAATGCCTACGGTTATTGCACGGGTGATCCCATCAACTATTCAGACCCAACAGGGCACAACAGGTTGATGGGGCTGCTCAATCGAATGCTAGGACGCAGTGCCCCTGGGCCAAAAAAGCCCATTAAGGAAGTGAGATTTGCACTGGCGACTTCAGAGGGTAAACTTGCTTACTCACAGCTCAACGCGCGCCTGCACGAAAAAAAGCCACATACGAGACCGACCTTCAGCTCAAATACTTTTATCCCATTTGAGCCACCCATTCCTACTCCTATTCAATTTCATCCTAAAAAGCACCGAGTAATCCTCGATACATACATGAAACACTACAACCGGAGACTTAACGCTACAAAATATGTGGAATACAAACAACGTCAAGGAACACCCATCTCACCAGAAAACGTTGAAAGAATAAATAAAATTGATTATTTCCTCACCAGATTAACTGAAATGCACAACGAATATATGCCAACAATGGCGATTTCCGCCATCACAATACGTAACGAATAA
- a CDS encoding sarcosine oxidase subunit delta has product MLHIFCPHCGELRSEEEFHASGQAHIARPLDPAACSDEEWGTYMFYRDNPRGIHHELWDHVAGCRQYFNVTRNTVTYEILETYKIGEKPQVTEGGKQNSVPSTVKGQGEKV; this is encoded by the coding sequence ATGTTGCATATTTTCTGTCCCCACTGCGGCGAGCTGCGCTCCGAAGAAGAGTTTCACGCCTCTGGCCAGGCGCATATCGCCCGCCCGCTGGACCCAGCCGCCTGCTCCGACGAGGAGTGGGGTACCTACATGTTCTACCGTGACAACCCGCGCGGTATTCACCATGAACTGTGGGACCACGTTGCCGGTTGCCGCCAGTACTTCAACGTCACCCGCAACACCGTGACCTACGAAATTCTGGAAACCTACAAGATTGGCGAGAAACCGCAAGTGACTGAAGGCGGCAAGCAGAACAGCGTACCGTCGACCGTCAAAGGCCAAGGGGAAAAAGTATGA
- the fdhA gene encoding formaldehyde dehydrogenase, glutathione-independent: MSGNRGVVYLGAGKVEVQKIDYPKMQDPRGKKIEHGVILKVVSTNICGSDQHMVRGRTTAQVGLVLGHEITGEIVELGRDVERLKIGDLVSVPFNVACGRCRSCKEMHTGVCLTVNPARAGGAYGYVDMGDWTGGQAEYVLVPYADFNLLKLPDRDKAMEKIRDLTCLSDILPTGFHGAVTAGVGPGSTVYVAGAGPVGLAAAASARLLGAACVIVGDLNQARLAHAKSQGFEVVDLSKDTPLHEQIIDILGEPEVDCAVDAVGFEARGHGHEGAKHEAPATVLNSLMQVTRVAGSIGIPGLYVTEDPGASDAAAKIGALSIRFGLGWAKSHSFHTGQTPTMKYNRQLMQAIMWDRINIAEVVGVQVINLDQAPEGYGEFDAGVPKKFVIDPHKMWGAA; encoded by the coding sequence ATGTCTGGCAATCGTGGAGTGGTGTATCTCGGCGCTGGCAAGGTCGAAGTACAGAAAATCGACTACCCGAAAATGCAGGACCCGCGCGGCAAGAAGATCGAGCACGGCGTCATCCTCAAGGTGGTCTCCACCAACATCTGCGGCTCCGACCAGCACATGGTCCGCGGCCGCACCACTGCCCAGGTCGGCCTGGTTCTGGGCCACGAAATCACCGGTGAAATCGTCGAGCTCGGCCGTGACGTCGAGCGCCTGAAAATCGGCGACCTGGTGTCGGTACCGTTCAACGTTGCCTGCGGCCGCTGCCGCTCCTGCAAAGAGATGCACACCGGCGTGTGTCTCACCGTCAACCCGGCCCGTGCGGGCGGTGCCTACGGCTACGTCGACATGGGTGACTGGACCGGCGGCCAGGCCGAATACGTGCTGGTGCCATACGCGGACTTCAACCTGCTGAAACTGCCTGACCGCGACAAGGCCATGGAAAAGATCCGTGACCTGACCTGCCTGTCCGACATCCTGCCAACGGGCTTCCACGGTGCCGTGACTGCCGGCGTAGGCCCAGGCAGCACCGTTTATGTCGCTGGTGCCGGCCCGGTCGGCCTGGCCGCCGCTGCCTCGGCGCGCCTGCTGGGCGCTGCTTGCGTCATCGTCGGCGACCTTAACCAGGCCCGTCTGGCCCACGCCAAGTCGCAGGGCTTCGAAGTGGTCGACCTGTCCAAAGACACCCCGCTGCACGAGCAGATCATCGACATCCTCGGCGAGCCGGAAGTGGACTGCGCCGTCGACGCCGTCGGCTTCGAAGCCCGTGGCCATGGCCATGAAGGCGCCAAGCACGAGGCCCCGGCCACCGTGCTGAATTCGCTGATGCAGGTTACCCGTGTTGCCGGCAGCATTGGTATCCCGGGCCTGTACGTAACCGAAGACCCAGGTGCATCGGACGCCGCTGCCAAAATCGGCGCACTGAGCATCCGCTTTGGCCTCGGCTGGGCCAAGTCGCACAGCTTCCACACCGGCCAGACCCCGACCATGAAGTACAACCGCCAGCTGATGCAGGCGATCATGTGGGACCGCATCAACATTGCCGAAGTAGTTGGCGTGCAGGTGATCAACCTGGATCAGGCGCCGGAAGGGTATGGCGAGTTTGATGCGGGTGTGCCGAAGAAGTTTGTGATCGACCCGCACAAGATGTGGGGCGCGGCGTGA
- the purU gene encoding formyltetrahydrofolate deformylase produces the protein MSRAPDTWILTADCPSMLGTVDVVTRYLFEQRCYVTEHHSFDDRQSGRFFIRVEFRQPDDFDEAGFRAGLAERSDAFGMTFELTAPNHRPKVVIMVSKADHCLNDLLYRQRIGQLGMDVVAVVSNHPDLEPLAQWHKIPYYHFALDPNDKPAQERKVIQVIEETGAELVILARYMQVLSPELCRRLDGWAINIHHSLLPGFKGAKPYHQAYNKGVKMVGATAHYINNDLDEGPIIAQGVEVVDHSHYPEDLIAKGRDIEGLTLARAVGYHIERRVFLNANRTVVL, from the coding sequence ATGAGTCGGGCACCGGATACCTGGATTCTCACCGCCGACTGCCCGAGCATGCTCGGCACCGTCGACGTGGTGACGCGTTACCTCTTCGAGCAGCGCTGCTACGTGACGGAGCACCACTCCTTCGATGACCGGCAGTCGGGGCGTTTCTTCATTCGCGTGGAGTTCCGCCAGCCGGACGATTTCGACGAGGCAGGCTTTCGCGCCGGCCTCGCCGAGCGCAGCGATGCGTTCGGCATGACGTTCGAGCTGACCGCACCCAATCACCGCCCCAAGGTGGTGATCATGGTGTCCAAGGCTGACCACTGCCTGAACGACTTGCTGTATCGCCAGCGCATTGGCCAGTTGGGCATGGACGTGGTTGCGGTGGTGTCCAACCATCCCGATCTCGAACCATTGGCGCAATGGCACAAGATTCCGTACTACCACTTCGCCCTCGATCCCAATGACAAGCCTGCGCAAGAGCGCAAGGTGATTCAGGTGATCGAGGAGACCGGAGCCGAGCTGGTGATCCTCGCCCGTTACATGCAGGTGCTGTCGCCCGAGTTGTGCCGGCGCCTGGATGGCTGGGCGATCAACATTCACCACTCGCTGTTGCCAGGTTTCAAGGGCGCCAAGCCTTACCACCAGGCTTACAACAAGGGCGTGAAGATGGTCGGTGCCACGGCGCACTACATCAACAACGACCTGGATGAAGGGCCGATCATTGCCCAGGGCGTCGAGGTGGTGGACCACAGTCATTACCCGGAAGATTTGATTGCCAAGGGCCGCGACATTGAAGGCCTGACCCTGGCGCGGGCGGTGGGTTATCACATTGAGCGGCGGGTGTTCCTCAACGCCAACCGGACTGTAGTTCTCTAA
- a CDS encoding sarcosine oxidase subunit alpha, translated as MSQTYRLASGGRIDRSKVLNFTFNGKTYQGYAGDSLAAALLANGVDIVGRSFKYSRPRGIIAAGTEEPNAILQIGSSEATQIPNVRATQQALYAGLVATSTNGWPNVNNDVMGILGKVGGSMMPPGFYYKTFMYPKSFWMTYEKYIRKAAGLGRAPLQNDPDSYDYMNQHCDVLIVGAGPAGLAAALAAARSGARVILADEQEEFGGSLLDSRETLDGKPAADWVNAVIKELESLPDVTLLPRATVNGYHDHNFLTIHERLTDHLGDRAPIGQVRHRVHRVRAKRVVLAPGAHERPLVYGNNDVPGNMLAGAVSTYVRRYGVAPGRKLVLSTNNDHAYRAALDWHDAGLQVVAIADARHNPRGSLVEEARAKGIRILTSSAVVEAKGSKHVTGARVAAIDVQAHKVTSPGETLECDLIATSGGYSPIVHLASHLGGRPVWRDDILGFVPGDAPQKRECVGGIIGVYALGDVIADGFEGGVRAATEAGFKATVGTLPKTVARKEEATVALFQVPHDKGTKGPKQFVDQQNDVTAAGIELATREGFESVEHVKRYTALGFGTDQGKLGNINGLAIAARSIGITIPEMGTTMFRPNYTPVTFGAVAGRHCGHLFEPVRFTALHAWHVKNGAEFEDVGQWKRPWYFPKAGEDIHAAVARECKAVRDSVGLLDASTLGKIDIQGPDAREFLNRIYTNAWTKLDVGKARYGLMCKEDGMVFDDGVTACVGDNHFIMTTTTGGAARVLQWMELYLQTEWPELKVYFTSVTDHWATMTLSGPNSRKLLSELTDIDMDKEAFPFMTWKEGNVGGVPARVFRISFTGELSYEVNVQANYAMGVLEKIIEAGKKYNLTPYGTETMHVLRAEKGFIIVGQDTDGSMNPDDLNMSWCVGRNKPYSWIGLRGMNREDCVRENRKQLVGLKPVDPTKWLPEGAQLVFDPKQPIPMDMVGHVTSSYASNSLGYSFAMGVVKGGLKRMGERVYSPQADGSVIEAEIVSSVFFDPKGERQNV; from the coding sequence ATGAGCCAGACCTATCGCCTCGCCAGCGGCGGCCGTATCGACCGCAGCAAGGTCCTGAACTTCACCTTCAACGGCAAGACCTACCAGGGTTATGCCGGTGACAGCCTGGCCGCCGCGTTGCTGGCCAATGGCGTCGACATCGTGGGCCGCAGCTTCAAATACTCGCGCCCACGCGGCATCATCGCAGCCGGTACCGAAGAGCCGAACGCCATCCTGCAGATCGGCTCCAGCGAAGCCACCCAGATCCCTAACGTGCGTGCTACCCAGCAGGCGCTTTACGCAGGCCTGGTCGCCACCAGCACCAACGGCTGGCCGAACGTCAACAATGACGTCATGGGCATCCTCGGCAAGGTGGGCGGCAGCATGATGCCGCCGGGCTTCTACTACAAAACCTTCATGTACCCGAAATCGTTCTGGATGACTTACGAGAAGTACATCCGCAAAGCAGCCGGCCTTGGCCGTGCACCGCTGCAGAACGACCCGGACAGCTACGACTACATGAACCAGCACTGCGACGTGCTGATCGTTGGCGCCGGCCCTGCTGGCCTGGCCGCTGCACTGGCTGCAGCACGCAGCGGCGCCCGTGTGATCCTGGCTGACGAGCAGGAAGAGTTTGGCGGCAGCCTGCTCGATTCGCGTGAAACCCTCGACGGCAAGCCTGCCGCCGACTGGGTCAACGCTGTGATCAAAGAGCTGGAAAGCCTGCCGGACGTGACCCTGCTGCCACGCGCCACGGTCAACGGCTACCACGACCATAACTTCCTGACCATTCACGAGCGCCTCACCGACCACCTCGGCGACCGCGCCCCGATCGGCCAGGTACGCCACCGTGTGCACCGTGTACGCGCCAAGCGCGTGGTACTGGCGCCGGGCGCCCACGAGCGCCCGCTGGTGTACGGCAACAACGATGTGCCGGGCAACATGTTGGCCGGTGCTGTTTCCACCTACGTTCGCCGCTACGGTGTGGCCCCTGGCCGCAAGTTGGTGCTGTCGACCAACAACGACCACGCCTACCGCGCTGCGCTGGACTGGCACGACGCCGGCCTGCAAGTGGTCGCCATCGCCGACGCCCGTCACAACCCGCGTGGCTCGCTGGTTGAAGAGGCGCGTGCCAAAGGCATTCGCATCCTCACCTCCAGCGCCGTGGTAGAGGCCAAAGGCAGCAAGCACGTGACCGGCGCCCGCGTGGCAGCCATCGACGTGCAAGCGCACAAAGTCACCAGCCCAGGCGAAACCCTGGAGTGCGACCTGATCGCAACTTCCGGCGGCTACAGCCCGATCGTCCACCTGGCGTCGCACCTGGGCGGTCGCCCGGTGTGGCGTGACGACATCCTCGGCTTCGTGCCGGGCGATGCACCGCAGAAACGCGAGTGCGTGGGTGGCATCATCGGCGTCTATGCCCTTGGCGACGTGATTGCCGATGGCTTCGAAGGCGGCGTGCGCGCAGCTACCGAAGCCGGCTTCAAGGCTACCGTTGGCACCCTGCCGAAAACCGTTGCCCGCAAGGAAGAGGCCACCGTGGCACTGTTCCAGGTGCCGCACGACAAAGGCACTAAAGGGCCTAAGCAGTTCGTCGACCAACAGAACGACGTGACCGCCGCCGGTATCGAGCTGGCCACCCGCGAAGGCTTCGAGTCGGTCGAGCACGTAAAACGCTACACCGCACTGGGCTTCGGTACCGATCAGGGCAAACTGGGCAACATCAACGGCCTGGCCATCGCCGCCCGTTCGATCGGCATCACCATCCCGGAAATGGGCACCACCATGTTCCGCCCCAACTACACGCCGGTGACGTTCGGTGCGGTAGCGGGCCGTCACTGTGGTCACCTGTTCGAGCCCGTGCGCTTCACCGCCCTGCATGCCTGGCACGTGAAGAACGGCGCCGAATTCGAGGACGTCGGCCAGTGGAAGCGCCCTTGGTACTTCCCGAAAGCCGGTGAAGACATCCATGCTGCCGTGGCCCGCGAATGCAAGGCGGTGCGTGACAGCGTCGGCCTGCTGGACGCTTCGACCCTGGGCAAGATCGACATCCAGGGCCCGGACGCGCGCGAGTTCCTCAACCGCATCTACACCAACGCCTGGACCAAGCTCGACGTGGGCAAGGCCCGCTACGGCCTGATGTGCAAGGAAGATGGCATGGTCTTCGACGACGGCGTAACTGCCTGCGTCGGCGACAACCACTTCATCATGACCACCACCACTGGCGGCGCAGCGCGCGTACTGCAGTGGATGGAGCTGTACCTGCAAACCGAATGGCCGGAACTGAAGGTGTACTTCACCTCGGTCACCGACCACTGGGCGACCATGACCCTGTCCGGCCCCAACAGCCGCAAGCTGCTGAGCGAGCTGACCGACATCGACATGGACAAGGAAGCCTTCCCGTTCATGACCTGGAAGGAAGGCAACGTCGGCGGCGTACCGGCCCGCGTGTTCCGTATCTCCTTCACCGGTGAGCTGTCGTACGAAGTCAACGTGCAGGCCAACTACGCCATGGGCGTGCTGGAAAAAATCATCGAGGCCGGCAAGAAGTACAACCTGACCCCGTACGGTACCGAGACCATGCACGTACTGCGTGCCGAGAAGGGCTTCATCATCGTTGGCCAGGATACCGATGGTTCGATGAACCCGGACGACCTGAACATGAGCTGGTGTGTGGGCCGCAACAAGCCGTACTCGTGGATTGGCCTGCGTGGCATGAACCGCGAAGACTGCGTGCGCGAAAACCGCAAGCAGCTGGTAGGCCTGAAGCCGGTCGACCCGACCAAATGGCTGCCGGAAGGTGCCCAGCTGGTCTTCGATCCGAAGCAGCCGATCCCGATGGACATGGTTGGCCACGTCACCTCCAGCTACGCCTCCAACTCCCTGGGCTATTCGTTCGCCATGGGTGTGGTCAAAGGCGGCCTGAAGCGCATGGGCGAGCGGGTTTACTCACCGCAGGCTGACGGCAGTGTGATCGAGGCGGAGATCGTGTCTTCGGTGTTCTTCGATCCGAAGGGTGAGCGGCAGAACGTCTAA
- a CDS encoding DUF2780 domain-containing protein, with amino-acid sequence MKAFTLATLMTLAASPVFAFNLSDAANAVSAMQNQKQQGQVQAPEAQANLLNTLGSELKITPEQAVGGAGAMLGLARNNLSSDDYGQLTKAVPGLDLLAGANALGGLGEMLGKNSDSQSALSNALGNNVENRSDLDTAFKALGMDSGMIGQFAPLILQYLGQQGIAGSLLQNLGSLWTTPVPVSTPSV; translated from the coding sequence ATGAAAGCATTCACCCTGGCAACCCTGATGACCCTGGCCGCAAGCCCGGTGTTCGCCTTCAACCTCAGCGACGCTGCCAACGCCGTGTCCGCCATGCAGAACCAGAAGCAACAAGGCCAGGTACAGGCGCCCGAGGCGCAGGCCAATCTGCTCAACACCCTGGGCAGCGAATTGAAGATCACCCCCGAACAGGCCGTGGGCGGGGCGGGGGCGATGTTGGGGCTGGCGCGTAACAACCTCAGCAGTGATGACTATGGCCAGCTGACCAAAGCGGTGCCGGGGCTGGACTTGCTCGCCGGGGCCAATGCGCTGGGCGGGTTGGGTGAAATGCTGGGCAAGAACAGTGATAGCCAATCGGCGTTGAGCAATGCGCTGGGGAACAACGTAGAAAACCGCAGCGACCTGGACACTGCGTTCAAGGCGCTGGGGATGGATAGCGGGATGATCGGGCAGTTTGCGCCGCTGATTCTGCAGTATCTGGGGCAACAGGGTATTGCCGGGTCGTTGCTGCAGAACCTGGGAAGCCTTTGGACTACGCCGGTACCGGTGAGCACACCTTCGGTCTGA
- a CDS encoding sarcosine oxidase subunit beta family protein, with the protein MQRYSGFGLFKHSLSHHENWQRMWRTPTPKKVYDVVIVGGGGHGLATAYYLAKEHGITNVAVIEKGYLGGGNTARNTTIVRSNYLWDESAQLYEHAMKLWEGLSQDINYNVMFSQRGVYNLCHTLQDIRDSERRVSANRLNGVDGELLNTAQVAAEIPYLDCSKNTRYPILGATVQRRGGVARHDAVAWGYARAADALGVDLIQQTEVIGFRKENGAVIGVETNKGFIGAKRVGVVTAGNSGHMAKLAGFRLPLESHPLQALVSEPIKPIIDSVIMSNAVHGYISQSDKGDLVIGAGIDGWVGYGQRGSYPVIEHTLQAIVEMFPNLSRVRMNRQWGGIVDTSPDACPIITKTPVKNMFFNCGWGTGGFKATPGSGNVFAASLAKGEMHPLAAPFSMDRFYNGALIDEHGAAAVAH; encoded by the coding sequence ATGCAACGCTACTCGGGCTTCGGCCTCTTCAAACACTCCCTCAGCCACCACGAAAACTGGCAGCGCATGTGGCGCACGCCGACCCCTAAAAAGGTCTATGACGTGGTTATCGTTGGCGGTGGCGGCCATGGCCTGGCCACGGCCTACTACCTGGCCAAAGAGCACGGCATCACCAACGTTGCCGTGATCGAGAAAGGTTACCTGGGCGGCGGCAACACCGCCCGTAACACCACCATCGTGCGTTCCAACTACCTGTGGGACGAGTCGGCGCAGCTGTACGAGCACGCCATGAAACTGTGGGAAGGCCTGTCGCAGGACATCAACTACAACGTGATGTTCTCCCAGCGTGGCGTGTACAACCTGTGCCACACCCTGCAGGACATTCGTGACTCCGAGCGCCGCGTCAGCGCCAACCGCCTCAACGGCGTGGACGGCGAGCTGCTGAACACTGCTCAGGTTGCGGCTGAAATCCCGTACCTGGATTGCTCGAAGAACACCCGTTACCCGATCCTTGGCGCAACCGTTCAGCGCCGTGGTGGCGTGGCTCGTCACGACGCCGTGGCCTGGGGCTATGCCCGTGCCGCTGACGCCCTGGGCGTGGACCTGATCCAGCAGACCGAAGTGATCGGTTTCCGCAAGGAAAACGGCGCGGTCATCGGTGTGGAAACCAACAAAGGCTTCATCGGCGCCAAGCGCGTCGGTGTGGTCACTGCCGGTAACTCCGGGCACATGGCCAAGCTGGCCGGTTTCCGACTGCCGCTGGAATCGCACCCGCTGCAGGCGCTGGTATCCGAGCCGATCAAGCCGATCATCGACAGCGTGATCATGTCCAACGCAGTACACGGCTACATCAGCCAGTCCGACAAGGGCGACCTGGTGATCGGTGCGGGTATCGACGGCTGGGTCGGCTACGGCCAGCGCGGTTCGTACCCGGTGATCGAGCACACCCTGCAGGCCATCGTCGAGATGTTCCCCAACCTCTCGCGCGTGCGCATGAACCGTCAGTGGGGCGGCATCGTGGATACCTCGCCAGACGCCTGCCCGATCATCACCAAGACCCCGGTCAAGAACATGTTCTTCAACTGCGGTTGGGGCACGGGCGGCTTCAAGGCGACCCCGGGTTCGGGCAACGTCTTCGCCGCGAGCCTGGCCAAGGGCGAAATGCACCCACTGGCCGCGCCGTTCTCCATGGACCGTTTCTACAACGGCGCACTGATCGACGAACACGGCGCTGCCGCCGTCGCCCACTAA
- a CDS encoding RHS repeat-associated core domain-containing protein, giving the protein MNLYTPYGYLAKPTPMVSTLAFNGEHLEEMTQSYLLGNGYRSYQPMLMKFCQPDSLSPFRDGGINSYAYAGNDPVNYSDPSGHYRFFERGKSYSGRANVVGGGFVYMAKHPTEKGKLAITAVNHGSTGGLSNENKTLSPERWIRAI; this is encoded by the coding sequence ATGAATTTATATACGCCTTACGGATACTTAGCAAAACCAACGCCAATGGTGAGTACACTTGCTTTCAATGGTGAGCACTTGGAAGAGATGACGCAGAGTTATTTGCTCGGGAACGGATATAGATCATATCAACCCATGCTGATGAAATTTTGCCAACCTGATAGCCTGAGCCCTTTTAGGGATGGTGGGATAAACAGCTACGCGTATGCAGGAAACGATCCTGTCAATTACTCCGACCCCAGCGGACACTACCGGTTCTTCGAACGAGGAAAATCCTATAGCGGTCGGGCAAATGTAGTAGGCGGCGGCTTTGTCTACATGGCCAAACACCCGACCGAAAAGGGCAAACTTGCCATCACTGCGGTTAATCATGGAAGCACAGGTGGGCTATCAAACGAAAACAAAACGCTTTCACCTGAGCGGTGGATTCGCGCAATTTAA